In Apium graveolens cultivar Ventura chromosome 10, ASM990537v1, whole genome shotgun sequence, the following are encoded in one genomic region:
- the LOC141693156 gene encoding agamous-like MADS-box protein AGL62, translating to MMKKTSGRKKIEIKKIEKTESGRVTFTKRRRGLLNKASELCVLSGAEIAILAQSKGGRVFAFGHPSVDSVIDTYLGNNVSNSSAVSENPTYMLEEYNKEYGKICKELEVEKNKFKSVERSDGWWEKSFENLEVHKLETFINSLEKLKFNLTKKADELKNMSASSSSDHNIDGLLDELLSNNFGDANEDLMTV from the coding sequence ATGATGAAGAAAACAAGTGGTCGTAAGAAAATTGAAATCAAGAAAATAGAAAAAACTGAGAGCGGTCGGGTCACATTCACCAAACGTCGCCGCGGACTGTTGAACAAAGCTAGTGAATTATGTGTTTTAAGCGGTGCGGAGATTGCCATTCTTGCTCAATCCAAAGGAGGTCGTGTGTTTGCTTTCGGTCATCCTAGTGTCGATTCTGTTATCGATACTTATCTTGGAAATAATGTTTCGAATTCGTCTGCGGTGAGTGAAAATCCAACTTACATGCTGGAAGAGTATAACAAAGAGTACGGAAAGATTTGCAAGGAGTTGGAAGTTGAGAAGAATAAATTCAAAAGTGTCGAACGAAGTGACGGGTGGTGGGAAAAGTCTTTTGAGAATTTGGAGGTTCATAAACTTGAGACTTTTATTAATTCATTGGAGAAGTTGAAGTTCAATTTGACAAAGAAAGCTGACGAGTTGAAGAATATGTCTGCGAGTTCTTCGTCAGATCACAATATTGATGGATTACTTGATGAGTTACTTTCAAATAATTTTGGTGATGCTAATGAAGATTTGATGACAGTCTAG
- the LOC141689142 gene encoding uncharacterized protein LOC141689142 — MGRTPCCEKVGLKRGRWTPKEDEILTNYIRANGEGSWRSLPKKAGLLRCGKSCRLRWINYLRPDVKRGKFSSDEEDTIIKLHASLGNRWSMIAGHLDGRTDNEIKNYWNSHLCKKAERFLVTDQIEQNDTLLLMDSKPKVDRKITKKRRSKLGPKILLAEKKDKVCNSPPRLLEFQGDCDEKVPIKPPTPFTEEGNFGDIPVWTDRGLTESTRLPHQHGLGTNIVQDKDLAAETFLDSGFDDNILIDEAFEMDFINKVLSDVAFSGQETTPAFNTGNELVEANDQNKEMNAMLVNTSSTTNSTSCISKESEENMLWDYSDSGMQGDVFWDAEQERMVMSWLWETPGDEGRSNSDHKLESN; from the exons ATGGGAAGAACACCTTGTTGTGAGAAAGTGGGATTGAAGAGAGGGAGATGGACACCTAAAGAAGATGAAATCTTGACGAACTACATTCGTGCTAATGGTGAAGGCTCATGGAGATCATTACCTAAAAAAGCTG GATTACTGAGGTGCGGTAAGAGTTGCAGATTAAGATGGATTAATTACTTGAGGCCTGACGTGAAGAGAGGAAAATTTTCGTCTGATGAGGAAGATACGATTATTAAGCTGCATGCATCTTTGGGAAATAG GTGGTCTATGATTGCCGGTCATTTAGACGGTAGAACAGACAACGAGATCAAAAACTACTGGAATTCTCATTTGTGCAAAAAAGCAGAGAGGTTTCTGGTTACTGATCAAATCGAACAAAATGATACACTACTGTTAATGGATTCTAAACCCAAAGTGGACCGGAAAATCACGAAGAAACGAAGAAGCAAGCTGGGCCCGAAGATTCTGCTTGCTGAAAAGAAAGATAAAGTCTGCAATTCACCTCCAAGATTGTTAGAATTTCAGGGCGATTGTGATGAGAAAGTGCCAATAAAGCCTCCAACACCATTTACCGAGGAGGGGAATTTTGGTGATATTCCTGTGTGGACCGATAGAGGTCTAACCGAGTCCACAAGACTCCCTCATCAGCATGGTCTGGGTACTAATATTGTTCAGGATAAAGATTTAGCTGCTGAAACTTTCCTAGATTCTGGTTTTGATGATAATATACTGATAGATGAAGCATTTGAGATGGATTTTATTAATAAGGTGCTAAGTGATGTGGCTTTCAGCGGCCAGGAAACCACCCCGGCCTTTAACACAGGTAATGAGCTGGTGGAAGCTAATGATCAGAACAAAGAGATGAATGCCATGTTGGTTAATACTTCTTCCACGACAAATTCTACTTCCTGCATAAGTAAAGAATCCGAAGAAAATATGCTATGGGATTATTCGGATAGTGGTATGCAAGGAGACGTTTTCTGGGACGCTGAACAAGAGAGAATGGTAATGTCTTGGCTGTGGGAAACTCCTGGTGATGAAGGAAGAAGTAATAGCGATCATAAACTAGAGAGTAATTAA